The Phaeacidiphilus oryzae TH49 region CGGGGAGCCGGCCAGGAGTGTGGGGTTGCTGCTCATGACGACAAACGTGGCCACTGAGGCTGTGGCTGACCTGTGCTGGGCGTAGGGCGGGACTGAGACTGCGGGCCGACCGCCGGCGGCGGGGAACCCTTCCCAGGGATGACCTGGACTCCCCCTTCGGCAGGTGGGGGCACCGCCCGGCGGATGCGTACCCTGGATCGGCGGCGGGCGCCCGCGGGGCGCGGGGGGCCGAAGGGGGATCGCGGGTCATGAGTCTGACGGGGACGCCGTTCTTCGCGTTGACCGTACTGTTCGCCGTGGTGTCCACGGTGCTGCTGCTGGTGCTGTGGAACCGGCTGCGCGGGCCGTTGGCGGTCCGGCTGGCCGGGCGGGTGGGGCTCGCGCTGCTGAGCCAGGCGGCCGCGGTGCTCTGCGTGATGGTGTGGGTGAACAACACCCAGGGGCCGTTCTACGAGTCCTGGAGCGACCTGTTCGGGACGGGCGGTTCGGCGCAGGTGGCGCTGCCGGGAGGCGTCCAGGCGCGCGGCATCGGGGGGACCCGGCCGACCGCGGCGGAGCGGCTCTCCTTCACCCGGCAGGCCGGGGGCGTGCTGAAGACGGTCGCGGTGGGGCCGCGCTCCGGGATCAAGGCCGAGCTGCTGGTGTGGCTGCCGCCGGAGTACCGGGAGCCCGGCTACGCCCACCGCTCCTTCCCGGTGGTGGAGCTGCTGCCGGGGTTCCCGGGCGCCCCCTCCACCTGGTTCGGCTCGATGCACGGGCCGCAGGTGCTGGAGCGGCTGGTGGCGGAGCGGAAGGCGGGGCCGGCGATCCTGGTGGCGCCGCAGATGAACGTGCTGGGGCACACCGACCCCGGCTGCGCGGACGTCCCCGGCACGGCGGCCACCGCGACCTGGCTGGGGCGGGACGTGCCGGCGCTGGTGAAGGCCAACTTCCGGGCCCAGCACCCGGCGCGGGACTGGGGCGTGATGGGGTACTCGGCCGGCGGGTACTGCGCGGTCAATCTGGCGGTGCACTATCCGGGGACGTTCCACTCGGCGGTCAGCCTCTCCGGGTACAACGCCCCGATCGCGGGACCGGTGCTCGCGGACCCGGTGCTGGCCGCCGAGAACAACCCGCTGCTGGTGCTGCGCCGGGCGCGGCGGCAGCCCGATGTGACGCTGCTGATGACCGGGACCGACCAGGACGGCGGGACGGTCCGGGACGCGTACGCGATCATGCGGGCGGCGCGGCCGCCGGCCAGGGTGCTGCCGCTGATCGCCCCGAAGGGCGGGCACAACACCGGGGTGTGGCACAGCATGCTCCCGGCGGCCTTCACCTGGCTCGCGCGGCAGACCTGACAGGATGGTGTGCGTGAACGGTGGTGCAGCTTCCCTGAACGGACCCGTCTCGGTCGTGGTGATCGCGTACAACGACGCCGAGCACCTGGGGCAGGCGGTGACGTCCGCGCTGGCCCAGGGGGAGGCGGTCGGCGAGGTGGTGGTCGTCGACGACTGCTCGACGGACGCCACCGGCGCGGTCGCCGACCGGCTGGCGGCGGCCAACCCGCGGGTGCGGGTGGTGCACCGGGCAGAGAACAGCGGCGGCTGCGGGACCCCGCGCAACGACGGGGTGGCGGCCGCGCGCGGCTCCTGGATCGCCTTCCTGGACAGCGACGACGTGCTGCCGACGGGCGCGGTGGACGCGCTGCTGCGGGCCGCCGAGAAGAACGGTGCGGACGTCGCGGCCGGGCTCTGCACCAGGCTGGAGCTGCCGGACCGCCGCGAGATGCCCTGGCAGCCGCAGCTGTTCGAGACCGCCGGGGTCTTCGACGGCCTCGGCGGGCGGCCGGAGACGGTCTGGGACACCCTCTCCGTCAACAAGCTGTACCGGCGCGACTTCCTGCTGGGGAAGGGCATCCGGTTCCCGGACGGCTCCCAGCACTACGAGGACTTCACCTTCTCCGCGCGGGTGTACGCGGCCGCCCCCCGGTTCGCGGTGGTGCCGCGCTCCGTCTACGTCTGGCACACCCGGCCGGGCGCCGCCAACCCGTCGATCTCGCTGCGCCGGGACCGGGTCACCAACTGGACCGACCGGATCGCCGCCCACCGGGGCGCCCTGGAGGCGCTGCGCCGGGGCGGCGAGGAGGGCCTCGCCCGGGCCGCCGAGCTGAAGTTCGCGGCCTACGACGTCCCCATGTACCTCCGCGACCTCCACCGGCGGCCGGCCGAGTACCGGAACGAGTGGTGGCGGACCGCGCGGGAACTGCTGGGCTCCTTCACCGAGGGCTGGCTGGACGGCGCCGACCCGGCCACCCGCTGGCGGACCGCCGTGCTCCTCGGCCGGGAGGACCCGGCGGAGGCCGACCTCGGCCGGCTGGCCGAACTCTCCGCCGTGCCACCGCGCCTGGCCCCGCCGGCCGGCGGCGGCTTCCCCGGCGCGGACGCGGCCTCGGCGCGCTGGGACGAGCGGGAGCCGGCCGTGCCGCTGGCCGGGCTCGCCGAGGTGCCTGCCGCCGAACTGCCGCTCTGCGTCACGGCGGACGTCCGTCCGGGGCGGCGGCTGGGGATCACCCTGCGGCTGGCCGAGCTGTACGGCCGGGTCCGGGAGGCCGGGCCGGAGACCGTGACGCTGACGCTGCGCCACCGGCGTACCGGGGCCGAGCTGCGGCAGAGCGGCGCCTGGCGGCCGGCCGCCGGGCCGGGCCGGCGGGCGCGGGCGGCGCGGGCGCAGGAGGCGCGGCGGGCGCCGGGGCGCGGCGGGCGCAGGAGGCGCCGGGTCCGGCTGGACGGCGGAGTTCTCGCTGCCGGCCTGGGATCTGCGCGATCCCGCGGTGGAGTTGGCGGCCTGGGACGTCTTCGCCGAACTGGACTTCAGCGGCGGTGAGAGCGTCGAGGTCAAACCGCGGGCCGGGGCGGGGCTCGGCCGGACGGTGGTGCTCGGCGTCCACGGCGCGCTGCTGCTCGGTCCGTACGCGACCACCGACCGCTCGCTCGCGCTGCGGGCCGCGGACGGGGTGGCGGGCGGGCGCCGGGTCGCGTCGGGGCGGCTGGCGCGGCTTCGCCGTGGCCACTGAAGGCTTGCGGGGCAAGGCTTCTGACGTTGCGTCAGCTCTTTCGAACGGGTCGGTGGGAAAAACCTCTTTCCTACCCGCGGACGGAGACTCCCCCCAGGGCCGAACACCCCTGGGACACTAATGTGATTCTTC contains the following coding sequences:
- a CDS encoding alpha/beta hydrolase, with the translated sequence MSLTGTPFFALTVLFAVVSTVLLLVLWNRLRGPLAVRLAGRVGLALLSQAAAVLCVMVWVNNTQGPFYESWSDLFGTGGSAQVALPGGVQARGIGGTRPTAAERLSFTRQAGGVLKTVAVGPRSGIKAELLVWLPPEYREPGYAHRSFPVVELLPGFPGAPSTWFGSMHGPQVLERLVAERKAGPAILVAPQMNVLGHTDPGCADVPGTAATATWLGRDVPALVKANFRAQHPARDWGVMGYSAGGYCAVNLAVHYPGTFHSAVSLSGYNAPIAGPVLADPVLAAENNPLLVLRRARRQPDVTLLMTGTDQDGGTVRDAYAIMRAARPPARVLPLIAPKGGHNTGVWHSMLPAAFTWLARQT
- a CDS encoding glycosyltransferase family 2 protein, translating into MNGGAASLNGPVSVVVIAYNDAEHLGQAVTSALAQGEAVGEVVVVDDCSTDATGAVADRLAAANPRVRVVHRAENSGGCGTPRNDGVAAARGSWIAFLDSDDVLPTGAVDALLRAAEKNGADVAAGLCTRLELPDRREMPWQPQLFETAGVFDGLGGRPETVWDTLSVNKLYRRDFLLGKGIRFPDGSQHYEDFTFSARVYAAAPRFAVVPRSVYVWHTRPGAANPSISLRRDRVTNWTDRIAAHRGALEALRRGGEEGLARAAELKFAAYDVPMYLRDLHRRPAEYRNEWWRTARELLGSFTEGWLDGADPATRWRTAVLLGREDPAEADLGRLAELSAVPPRLAPPAGGGFPGADAASARWDEREPAVPLAGLAEVPAAELPLCVTADVRPGRRLGITLRLAELYGRVREAGPETVTLTLRHRRTGAELRQSGAWRPAAGPGRRARAARAQEARRAPGRGGRRRRRVRLDGGVLAAGLGSARSRGGVGGLGRLRRTGLQRR